The proteins below come from a single Oryzias latipes chromosome 14, ASM223467v1 genomic window:
- the LOC101154888 gene encoding gap junction delta-2 protein-like — MGDWSILGRFLTEVQNHSTAIGKIWLTVLLIFRIMLVALVGDAVYSDEQSKFTCNTQQPGCSNICYDTFAPVSHLRFWVFQIVLVSTPSIFYIVYVLQKVTKKEKMEVSKAYVVSRALNLQERCAHLKMDEDKVLKAGNPSDATFNDHNWSSQEDEYEDRSQLEGKMREVREDPTKLSSQVLLIYIIHVVLRSIMEIIFLIGQYCLFGFEVPHLFRCETYPCQNRTDCFVSRATEKTIFLNFMFSVSLGCFVLNIVELHYLGWIYIFRVLLSACCTRFESNREHGQQTELYSISNPLLLELKHSLRGRVVLQTTTAMSRDRDISVPNQAAAISFETDSILECITKGNSDEKDRTKTRLNMAKGGRGKKSWL; from the coding sequence ATGGGGGACTGGTCCATTCTTGGTCGTTTCCTGACAGAGGTTCAAAACCATTCCACAGCCATCGGCAAGATTTGGCTGACAGTGCTGCTCATCTTCCGCATCATGCTTGTGGCACTGGTGGGAGATGCAGTCTACAGTGACGAACAGTCCAAGTTCACTTGCAACACCCAGCAGCCCGGCTGTAGTAACATCTGCTATGACACGTTTGCTCCCGTCTCTCATCTGCGTTTTTGGGTCTTTCAAATTGTTCTTGTTTCCACTCCTTCTATTTTCTACATTGTCTATGTTTTGCAAAAAGTTACAAAGAAAGAGAAGATGGAGGTCAGCAAAGCTTATGTGGTCTCCAGGGCCCTGAATTTGCAAGAAAGATGCGCTCATCTGAAAATGGATGAAGACAAAGTCCTGAAAGCTGGAAATCCTTCTGATGCTACTTTTAATGACCATAACTGGAGCTCACAGGAGGATGAGTATGAGGACAGGAGCCAGCTAGAAGGAAAAATGAGAGAAGTACGGGAGGACCCAACCAAACTCTCAAGCCAAGTGCTTCTTATCTACATCATACATGTTGTTCTGCGCTCCATCATGGAGATCATCTTCCTCATCGGGCAGTACTGCCTCTTCGGGTTTGAAGTTCCACATCTGTTTCGCTGTGAGACCTATCCTTGTCAGAACAGAACTGACTGCTTTGTGTCTCGAGCAACAGAGAAGACCATTTTTCTGAACTTCATGTTCAGTGTCAGTCTTGGTTGCTTTGTTCTGAACATTGTGGAGCTGCATTATTTAGGCTGGATTTATATTTTCCGAGTGCTCTTGTCTGCATGCTGCACGCGCTTTGAGTCAAACAGAGAACATGGGCAGCAGACGGAACTGTACTCCATCAGTAATCCTCTGCTGCTGGAACTCAAACATTCACTACGAGGAAGAGTTGTTCTGCAGACCACCACTGCCATGTCCAGGGACAGGGACATCAGTGTCCCAAACCAGGCAGCAGCCATCTCCTTTGAGACAGACTCCATTTTGGAGTGCATTACAAAGGGAAATTCAGATGAAAAGGACCGCACCAAGACCAGGCTGAACATGGccaaaggaggaagaggaaaaaagtcCTGGCTTTGA